A genome region from Gadus chalcogrammus isolate NIFS_2021 chromosome 5, NIFS_Gcha_1.0, whole genome shotgun sequence includes the following:
- the ddhd1a gene encoding phospholipase DDHD1 isoform X2: MNSFNIPNKTSSSLSSALSADNRVRLADVNCNHNDEWDDDVYMCFYDKTMGEATQSSMPSVQSGLDGHLPRPHGRPLSTPGGLLGLSSAFPAEFPSRGSASSYFHTNSLDYNDTDVANEGPMYGSRKRTRSNSSRQRYNEVVDELGPEEVRWFYKEDKKTWKPFVGHDSLKIELSFRKSCELNTVNSKHNGNENCPSSGGEGAQPNGLEGMGLSGPVYVDNRPSSVQVDRGLLDSPAGSSDARDPDDIKCQVEHVCVRGGLYEVDAKERECYPVYWNQQDRIPVMRAQWFIDGTWLPLEEEESDLIEQEHLTRFRGQQMQDNFESDVVARTVDSKDGLMIGPWPDVSVALTLLSAPWLSGTPKGDSVHSLKLSRTHVDWHSVDEVYLYSDATTSKIARSVTQKLGFSKASSSGTRLHRGYVEEASLEDRPPQTTHVVFVVHGIGQKMDQGRIIKNTGMLREAVRKMEEKHFSENHGEHVEFLPVEWRSKLALDGDTVDSITPDKVRGLRDLLNSSAMDIMYYTSPLYRDEITKGLTHELNRLYSLFCSRNPEFVEKGGKVSMVSHSLGCVIAFDIMTGWDPVRFCLQEHQAMEEELALRWLSYEEKDLMEQLQSTRTRLRELEGRLGGLEASKPSAAPALKFKVENFFCMGSPLAVFLALRGIRPGSSVQQDHILPTSICRRLFNVFHPTDPVAYRLEPLILKHYSNIAPVQIHWCSANPTPYDEIRPTFLTPVKDPTSDSESLPSPSTSPVLIRRHYGESITNLGKAGILGAASIGKGIGGILFSRFSRSSSQPSVSLGLEEGAATAEGEEPKKADSQSAYSLSTMAQSGPAVADTSLELERRIDFELPEGLVESRYWSAVTSHTGYWISHDVALFLLTFIYKQKDTPAAAAAKDDLEQD, translated from the exons ATGAATAGTTTTAATATTCCAAACAAGACGTCCTCCTCGTTAAGCTCTGCCTTGAGCGCCGATAATAGAGTTAGATTAGCCGATGTAAACTGCAACCATAACGACGAATGGGATGAtgatgtgtatatgtgtttttaTGACAAGACAATGGGTGAAGCGACACAATCTTCAATGCCCTCTGTCCAATCGGGGCTGGATGGACACCTGCCCCGTCCACACGGTCGGCCTCTCTCCACTCCGGGTGGTTTGTTAGGCCTCAGTAGTGCTTTCCCTGCAGAATTCCCTAGTCGGGGTTCAGCTTCGTCTTATTTTCATACGAATTCGTTGGATTACAATGACACTGACGTCGCAAACGAGGGTCCAATGTATGGGAGTCGAAAAAGGACCCGGTCCAACAGTTCAAGACAGCGCTATAATGAGGTAGTGGATGAACTTGGACCCGAGGAAGTGAGGTGGTTTTATAAAGAAGACAAGAAAACGTGGAAACCTTTCGTCGGACACGACTCGCTCAAAATAGAACTTTCGTTTCGTAAATCCTGCGAGCTGAACACTGTTAACTCAAAACACAACGGAAACGAGAACTGTCCGTCGAGTGGAGGTGAGGGAGCGCAGCCGAATGGTTTGGAAGGAATGGGCTTGAGTGGGCCGGTTTATGTTGATAATAGACCCAGCAGTGTGCAGGTGGACCGGGGATTGCTCGATTCACCTGCCGGGTCCTCAGACGCGAGGGACCCTGACGACATCAAGTGTCAagttgaacatgtgtgtgtccgGGGAGGGCTGTACGAGGTGGACGCCAAAGAACGAGAATGTTATCCTGTTTACTGGAATC AGCAGGACCGCATCCCTGTGATGCGGGCCCAGTGGTTCATCGACGGTACCTGGCTCccgttggaggaggaggagagtgaccTTATCGAGCAGGAGCACCTGACTCGTTTCCGAGGTCAACAAATGCAGGACAACTTTGAGTCAGACGTAGTGGCAAGGACCGTCGACAGCAAAGATG GACTTATGATTGGACCTTGGCCCGATGTCAGTGTTGCACTCACCCTTCTCAGTGCTCCTTGGCTGAGCGGCACACCTAAAGGGGATT CCGTCCACAGTTTGAAGCTGAGTCGCACCCACGTGGACTGGCACAGCGTGGATGAGGTCTACCTCTACAGTGATGCCACCACCTCCAAAATTGCACGCTCTGTTACACAGAAGCTGGGCTTCTCCAAAG CCTCTAGCAGTGGGACGCGGCTGCATCGCGGCTACGTGGAGGAGGCCTCCCTTGAAGACCGGCCGCCCCAGACCACTCACGTGGTCTTTGTTGTCCACGGCATCGGGCAGAAGATGGACCAGGGCCGCATCATCAAGAACACTGGAAT gctGAGAGAGGCGGTAAGGAAGATGGAGGAGAAACATTTCTCAGAGAACCACGGAGAGCATGTGGAGTTCCTTCCTGTGGAGTGGCGCTCTAAACTGGCACTGGATggcg ATACCGTGGACTCGATCACACCAGATAAAGTGAGAGGGCTCAGAGACCTCCTCAACAGCAGCGCTATGGACATCATGTACTACACCAGCCCACTGTACCGAGATGAG ATCACCAAGGGCCTCACCCACGAGCTGAACAGACTCTACTCGCTCTTCTGCTCGCGGAACCCCGAGTTTGTGGAGAAGGGCGGCAAGGTGTCCATGGTGTCCCACTCGCTGGGCTGCGTCATCGCCTTCGACATCATGACGGGCTGGGACCCCGTGCGCTTCTGCCTGCAGGAGCACCAGgccatggaggaggagctggccctGCGCTGGCTCTCCTACGAGGAGAAGGACCTGATGGAGCAGCTGCAGAGCACCAGGACCAG GTTACGAGAACTGGAAGGTCGGCTTGGAGGCCTGGAAGCCTCAAAACCATCAGCAGCTCCAGCGCTCAAATTTAAG GTGGAGAACTTCTTCTGCATGGGCTCTCCGCTGGCCGTGTTCCTGGCCCTCAGGGGCATCCGGCCCGGCTCCAGCGTCCAGCAGGACCACATCCTGCCCACCTCCATCTGCCGCCGGCTCTTCAACGTCTTCCACCCCACCGACCCCGTG GCCTACAGACTGGAGCCTCTGATCCTCAAACATTACAGCAACATTGCACCCGTTCAAATTCATTG GTGCAGCGCCAATCCCACGCCCTACGACGAGATCCGGCCGACGTTCCTCACACCGGTGAAAGACCCCACGTCGGACAGTGAGAGCCTTCCAAGCCCCAGCACCTCCCCCGTCCTCATCCGCAGGCACTACGGGGAGTCCATCACCAACCTGGGCAAGGCAGGCATCCTGG GTGCGGCCAGCATAGGCAAGGGCATCGGGGGCATCCTCTTCTCTCGGTTCTCTCGCTCCAGCAGCCAGCCCTCTGTATCTTTGGGATTGGAGGAAGGGGCAGCCACCGCAGAAGGGGAGGAGCCAAAGAAAGccgacagccaatcggcgtacAGCCTCTCCACGATGGCCCAGTCTGGCCCCGCCGTCGCCGACACATCAC tggaGCTGGAACGCCGTATTGACTTTGAGCTACCTGAGGGCCTGGTGGAGAGTCGCTATTGGTCAGCGGTGACCTCACACACGGGCTACTGGATCTCCCACGATGTGGCTCTCTTCCTGTTGACCTTCATATACAAGCAGAAAGATACGCCAGCTGCAGCCGCCGCCAAAGACGACTTGGAGcaagactaa
- the ddhd1a gene encoding phospholipase DDHD1 isoform X3 — MNSFNIPNKTSSSLSSALSADNRVRLADVNCNHNDEWDDDVYMCFYDKTMGEATQSSMPSVQSGLDGHLPRPHGRPLSTPGGLLGLSSAFPAEFPSRGSASSYFHTNSLDYNDTDVANEGPMYGSRKRTRSNSSRQRYNEVVDELGPEEVRWFYKEDKKTWKPFVGHDSLKIELSFRKSCELNTVNSKHNGNENCPSSGGEGAQPNGLEGMGLSGPVYVDNRPSSVQVDRGLLDSPAGSSDARDPDDIKCQVEHVCVRGGLYEVDAKERECYPVYWNQQDRIPVMRAQWFIDGTWLPLEEEESDLIEQEHLTRFRGQQMQDNFESDVVARTVDSKDAVHSLKLSRTHVDWHSVDEVYLYSDATTSKIARSVTQKLGFSKASSSGTRLHRGYVEEASLEDRPPQTTHVVFVVHGIGQKMDQGRIIKNTGMLREAVRKMEEKHFSENHGEHVEFLPVEWRSKLALDGDTVDSITPDKVRGLRDLLNSSAMDIMYYTSPLYRDEITKGLTHELNRLYSLFCSRNPEFVEKGGKVSMVSHSLGCVIAFDIMTGWDPVRFCLQEHQAMEEELALRWLSYEEKDLMEQLQSTRTRLRELEGRLGGLEASKPSAAPALKFKVENFFCMGSPLAVFLALRGIRPGSSVQQDHILPTSICRRLFNVFHPTDPVAYRLEPLILKHYSNIAPVQIHWCSANPTPYDEIRPTFLTPVKDPTSDSESLPSPSTSPVLIRRHYGESITNLGKAGILGAASIGKGIGGILFSRFSRSSSQPSVSLGLEEGAATAEGEEPKKADSQSAYSLSTMAQSGPAVADTSLELERRIDFELPEGLVESRYWSAVTSHTGYWISHDVALFLLTFIYKQKDTPAAAAAKDDLEQD, encoded by the exons ATGAATAGTTTTAATATTCCAAACAAGACGTCCTCCTCGTTAAGCTCTGCCTTGAGCGCCGATAATAGAGTTAGATTAGCCGATGTAAACTGCAACCATAACGACGAATGGGATGAtgatgtgtatatgtgtttttaTGACAAGACAATGGGTGAAGCGACACAATCTTCAATGCCCTCTGTCCAATCGGGGCTGGATGGACACCTGCCCCGTCCACACGGTCGGCCTCTCTCCACTCCGGGTGGTTTGTTAGGCCTCAGTAGTGCTTTCCCTGCAGAATTCCCTAGTCGGGGTTCAGCTTCGTCTTATTTTCATACGAATTCGTTGGATTACAATGACACTGACGTCGCAAACGAGGGTCCAATGTATGGGAGTCGAAAAAGGACCCGGTCCAACAGTTCAAGACAGCGCTATAATGAGGTAGTGGATGAACTTGGACCCGAGGAAGTGAGGTGGTTTTATAAAGAAGACAAGAAAACGTGGAAACCTTTCGTCGGACACGACTCGCTCAAAATAGAACTTTCGTTTCGTAAATCCTGCGAGCTGAACACTGTTAACTCAAAACACAACGGAAACGAGAACTGTCCGTCGAGTGGAGGTGAGGGAGCGCAGCCGAATGGTTTGGAAGGAATGGGCTTGAGTGGGCCGGTTTATGTTGATAATAGACCCAGCAGTGTGCAGGTGGACCGGGGATTGCTCGATTCACCTGCCGGGTCCTCAGACGCGAGGGACCCTGACGACATCAAGTGTCAagttgaacatgtgtgtgtccgGGGAGGGCTGTACGAGGTGGACGCCAAAGAACGAGAATGTTATCCTGTTTACTGGAATC AGCAGGACCGCATCCCTGTGATGCGGGCCCAGTGGTTCATCGACGGTACCTGGCTCccgttggaggaggaggagagtgaccTTATCGAGCAGGAGCACCTGACTCGTTTCCGAGGTCAACAAATGCAGGACAACTTTGAGTCAGACGTAGTGGCAAGGACCGTCGACAGCAAAGATG CCGTCCACAGTTTGAAGCTGAGTCGCACCCACGTGGACTGGCACAGCGTGGATGAGGTCTACCTCTACAGTGATGCCACCACCTCCAAAATTGCACGCTCTGTTACACAGAAGCTGGGCTTCTCCAAAG CCTCTAGCAGTGGGACGCGGCTGCATCGCGGCTACGTGGAGGAGGCCTCCCTTGAAGACCGGCCGCCCCAGACCACTCACGTGGTCTTTGTTGTCCACGGCATCGGGCAGAAGATGGACCAGGGCCGCATCATCAAGAACACTGGAAT gctGAGAGAGGCGGTAAGGAAGATGGAGGAGAAACATTTCTCAGAGAACCACGGAGAGCATGTGGAGTTCCTTCCTGTGGAGTGGCGCTCTAAACTGGCACTGGATggcg ATACCGTGGACTCGATCACACCAGATAAAGTGAGAGGGCTCAGAGACCTCCTCAACAGCAGCGCTATGGACATCATGTACTACACCAGCCCACTGTACCGAGATGAG ATCACCAAGGGCCTCACCCACGAGCTGAACAGACTCTACTCGCTCTTCTGCTCGCGGAACCCCGAGTTTGTGGAGAAGGGCGGCAAGGTGTCCATGGTGTCCCACTCGCTGGGCTGCGTCATCGCCTTCGACATCATGACGGGCTGGGACCCCGTGCGCTTCTGCCTGCAGGAGCACCAGgccatggaggaggagctggccctGCGCTGGCTCTCCTACGAGGAGAAGGACCTGATGGAGCAGCTGCAGAGCACCAGGACCAG GTTACGAGAACTGGAAGGTCGGCTTGGAGGCCTGGAAGCCTCAAAACCATCAGCAGCTCCAGCGCTCAAATTTAAG GTGGAGAACTTCTTCTGCATGGGCTCTCCGCTGGCCGTGTTCCTGGCCCTCAGGGGCATCCGGCCCGGCTCCAGCGTCCAGCAGGACCACATCCTGCCCACCTCCATCTGCCGCCGGCTCTTCAACGTCTTCCACCCCACCGACCCCGTG GCCTACAGACTGGAGCCTCTGATCCTCAAACATTACAGCAACATTGCACCCGTTCAAATTCATTG GTGCAGCGCCAATCCCACGCCCTACGACGAGATCCGGCCGACGTTCCTCACACCGGTGAAAGACCCCACGTCGGACAGTGAGAGCCTTCCAAGCCCCAGCACCTCCCCCGTCCTCATCCGCAGGCACTACGGGGAGTCCATCACCAACCTGGGCAAGGCAGGCATCCTGG GTGCGGCCAGCATAGGCAAGGGCATCGGGGGCATCCTCTTCTCTCGGTTCTCTCGCTCCAGCAGCCAGCCCTCTGTATCTTTGGGATTGGAGGAAGGGGCAGCCACCGCAGAAGGGGAGGAGCCAAAGAAAGccgacagccaatcggcgtacAGCCTCTCCACGATGGCCCAGTCTGGCCCCGCCGTCGCCGACACATCAC tggaGCTGGAACGCCGTATTGACTTTGAGCTACCTGAGGGCCTGGTGGAGAGTCGCTATTGGTCAGCGGTGACCTCACACACGGGCTACTGGATCTCCCACGATGTGGCTCTCTTCCTGTTGACCTTCATATACAAGCAGAAAGATACGCCAGCTGCAGCCGCCGCCAAAGACGACTTGGAGcaagactaa
- the ddhd1a gene encoding phospholipase DDHD1 isoform X1 produces MNSFNIPNKTSSSLSSALSADNRVRLADVNCNHNDEWDDDVYMCFYDKTMGEATQSSMPSVQSGLDGHLPRPHGRPLSTPGGLLGLSSAFPAEFPSRGSASSYFHTNSLDYNDTDVANEGPMYGSRKRTRSNSSRQRYNEVVDELGPEEVRWFYKEDKKTWKPFVGHDSLKIELSFRKSCELNTVNSKHNGNENCPSSGGEGAQPNGLEGMGLSGPVYVDNRPSSVQVDRGLLDSPAGSSDARDPDDIKCQVEHVCVRGGLYEVDAKERECYPVYWNQQDRIPVMRAQWFIDGTWLPLEEEESDLIEQEHLTRFRGQQMQDNFESDVVARTVDSKDVLSHLPPFYLPFLFKWSGYQTCAKTTCHKRKRCQAVHSLKLSRTHVDWHSVDEVYLYSDATTSKIARSVTQKLGFSKASSSGTRLHRGYVEEASLEDRPPQTTHVVFVVHGIGQKMDQGRIIKNTGMLREAVRKMEEKHFSENHGEHVEFLPVEWRSKLALDGDTVDSITPDKVRGLRDLLNSSAMDIMYYTSPLYRDEITKGLTHELNRLYSLFCSRNPEFVEKGGKVSMVSHSLGCVIAFDIMTGWDPVRFCLQEHQAMEEELALRWLSYEEKDLMEQLQSTRTRLRELEGRLGGLEASKPSAAPALKFKVENFFCMGSPLAVFLALRGIRPGSSVQQDHILPTSICRRLFNVFHPTDPVAYRLEPLILKHYSNIAPVQIHWCSANPTPYDEIRPTFLTPVKDPTSDSESLPSPSTSPVLIRRHYGESITNLGKAGILGAASIGKGIGGILFSRFSRSSSQPSVSLGLEEGAATAEGEEPKKADSQSAYSLSTMAQSGPAVADTSLELERRIDFELPEGLVESRYWSAVTSHTGYWISHDVALFLLTFIYKQKDTPAAAAAKDDLEQD; encoded by the exons ATGAATAGTTTTAATATTCCAAACAAGACGTCCTCCTCGTTAAGCTCTGCCTTGAGCGCCGATAATAGAGTTAGATTAGCCGATGTAAACTGCAACCATAACGACGAATGGGATGAtgatgtgtatatgtgtttttaTGACAAGACAATGGGTGAAGCGACACAATCTTCAATGCCCTCTGTCCAATCGGGGCTGGATGGACACCTGCCCCGTCCACACGGTCGGCCTCTCTCCACTCCGGGTGGTTTGTTAGGCCTCAGTAGTGCTTTCCCTGCAGAATTCCCTAGTCGGGGTTCAGCTTCGTCTTATTTTCATACGAATTCGTTGGATTACAATGACACTGACGTCGCAAACGAGGGTCCAATGTATGGGAGTCGAAAAAGGACCCGGTCCAACAGTTCAAGACAGCGCTATAATGAGGTAGTGGATGAACTTGGACCCGAGGAAGTGAGGTGGTTTTATAAAGAAGACAAGAAAACGTGGAAACCTTTCGTCGGACACGACTCGCTCAAAATAGAACTTTCGTTTCGTAAATCCTGCGAGCTGAACACTGTTAACTCAAAACACAACGGAAACGAGAACTGTCCGTCGAGTGGAGGTGAGGGAGCGCAGCCGAATGGTTTGGAAGGAATGGGCTTGAGTGGGCCGGTTTATGTTGATAATAGACCCAGCAGTGTGCAGGTGGACCGGGGATTGCTCGATTCACCTGCCGGGTCCTCAGACGCGAGGGACCCTGACGACATCAAGTGTCAagttgaacatgtgtgtgtccgGGGAGGGCTGTACGAGGTGGACGCCAAAGAACGAGAATGTTATCCTGTTTACTGGAATC AGCAGGACCGCATCCCTGTGATGCGGGCCCAGTGGTTCATCGACGGTACCTGGCTCccgttggaggaggaggagagtgaccTTATCGAGCAGGAGCACCTGACTCGTTTCCGAGGTCAACAAATGCAGGACAACTTTGAGTCAGACGTAGTGGCAAGGACCGTCGACAGCAAAGATG TTCTTTCCCACCTGCCCCCCTTCTACCTCCCCTTTCTGTTCAAATGGAGCGGATATCAGACCTGTGCTAAAACCACATGTCACAAACGCAAACGCTGCCAAG CCGTCCACAGTTTGAAGCTGAGTCGCACCCACGTGGACTGGCACAGCGTGGATGAGGTCTACCTCTACAGTGATGCCACCACCTCCAAAATTGCACGCTCTGTTACACAGAAGCTGGGCTTCTCCAAAG CCTCTAGCAGTGGGACGCGGCTGCATCGCGGCTACGTGGAGGAGGCCTCCCTTGAAGACCGGCCGCCCCAGACCACTCACGTGGTCTTTGTTGTCCACGGCATCGGGCAGAAGATGGACCAGGGCCGCATCATCAAGAACACTGGAAT gctGAGAGAGGCGGTAAGGAAGATGGAGGAGAAACATTTCTCAGAGAACCACGGAGAGCATGTGGAGTTCCTTCCTGTGGAGTGGCGCTCTAAACTGGCACTGGATggcg ATACCGTGGACTCGATCACACCAGATAAAGTGAGAGGGCTCAGAGACCTCCTCAACAGCAGCGCTATGGACATCATGTACTACACCAGCCCACTGTACCGAGATGAG ATCACCAAGGGCCTCACCCACGAGCTGAACAGACTCTACTCGCTCTTCTGCTCGCGGAACCCCGAGTTTGTGGAGAAGGGCGGCAAGGTGTCCATGGTGTCCCACTCGCTGGGCTGCGTCATCGCCTTCGACATCATGACGGGCTGGGACCCCGTGCGCTTCTGCCTGCAGGAGCACCAGgccatggaggaggagctggccctGCGCTGGCTCTCCTACGAGGAGAAGGACCTGATGGAGCAGCTGCAGAGCACCAGGACCAG GTTACGAGAACTGGAAGGTCGGCTTGGAGGCCTGGAAGCCTCAAAACCATCAGCAGCTCCAGCGCTCAAATTTAAG GTGGAGAACTTCTTCTGCATGGGCTCTCCGCTGGCCGTGTTCCTGGCCCTCAGGGGCATCCGGCCCGGCTCCAGCGTCCAGCAGGACCACATCCTGCCCACCTCCATCTGCCGCCGGCTCTTCAACGTCTTCCACCCCACCGACCCCGTG GCCTACAGACTGGAGCCTCTGATCCTCAAACATTACAGCAACATTGCACCCGTTCAAATTCATTG GTGCAGCGCCAATCCCACGCCCTACGACGAGATCCGGCCGACGTTCCTCACACCGGTGAAAGACCCCACGTCGGACAGTGAGAGCCTTCCAAGCCCCAGCACCTCCCCCGTCCTCATCCGCAGGCACTACGGGGAGTCCATCACCAACCTGGGCAAGGCAGGCATCCTGG GTGCGGCCAGCATAGGCAAGGGCATCGGGGGCATCCTCTTCTCTCGGTTCTCTCGCTCCAGCAGCCAGCCCTCTGTATCTTTGGGATTGGAGGAAGGGGCAGCCACCGCAGAAGGGGAGGAGCCAAAGAAAGccgacagccaatcggcgtacAGCCTCTCCACGATGGCCCAGTCTGGCCCCGCCGTCGCCGACACATCAC tggaGCTGGAACGCCGTATTGACTTTGAGCTACCTGAGGGCCTGGTGGAGAGTCGCTATTGGTCAGCGGTGACCTCACACACGGGCTACTGGATCTCCCACGATGTGGCTCTCTTCCTGTTGACCTTCATATACAAGCAGAAAGATACGCCAGCTGCAGCCGCCGCCAAAGACGACTTGGAGcaagactaa